From the genome of Ananas comosus cultivar F153 linkage group 18, ASM154086v1, whole genome shotgun sequence, one region includes:
- the LOC109724404 gene encoding momilactone A synthase-like encodes MLLRIASRNLRGVGVNELLQGEAKFFSTNSNTLKRLAGKVAVITGAASGIGKATAAEFIENGAKVILADVQHRLLESTVTELGPDATSVHCDVRYEPQVAAAIDLAISRHGRLDIVYNNAGIAGSLAPSIVDLDLDDFDQTMAVNVRSMVAGIKHAARVMIPHGTAGCILCTASITGILGGLAPHDYSVSKSAVIGLVRSAAAELGRHGIRVNCISPHAIPTALGIGAMRKIFPGIGDERLAEMTDSAGELAGARCEAADVAKAAVYLASDEAKYVSGHNLVVDGGSTVFKRLDLHP; translated from the exons ATGCTCCTCCGGATCGCCTCCAG GAATTTGAGGGGTGTTGGTGTTAATGAGCTGCTGCAGGGGGAGGCCAAGTTTTTCTCCACCAACTCTAACACATTGAAAAG GCTAGCTGGAAAAGTTGCGGTGATCACCGGCGCAGCCAGCGGGATTGGCAAGGCGACCGCCGCCGAATTCATAGAAAACGGCGCGAAAGTGATCCTCGCGGATGTGCAACACCGCCTCCTCGAGTCGACGGTGACCGAGCTCGGCCCCGACGCCACTTCCGTCCACTGCGACGTCAGATACGAGCCGCAGGTTGCGGCCGCCATCGACCTCGCTATTTCGCGTCACGGCCGGCTCGACATCGTCTACAACAACGCTGGGATCGCTGGATCCCTCGCCCCCTCTATCGTGGATCTTGACCTTGACGACTTCGACCAGACAATGGCGGTCAATGTCCGGTCGATGGTCGCAGGGATCAAGCACGCTGCTCGTGTGATGATCCCTCACGGGACCGCTGGGTGCATACTATGCACCGCCAGCATTACAG GCATCCTCGGCGGCCTTGCGCCGCATGACTACTCGGTCTCAAAGTCTGCTGTGATCGGCCTGGTGCGATCGGCAGCGGCGGAGCTGGGCAGGCACGGGATCCGGGTGAACTGCATATCGCCGCACGCAATTCCGACGGCGCTGGGCATCGGCGCGATGAGGAAGATATTTCCGGGGATTGGAGACGAGCGGCTGGCGGAGATGACGGACAGCGCCGGAGAGCTGGCGGGGGCGAGATGCGAGGCGGCCGACGTCGCGAAGGCTGCCGTCTACTTGGCCTCCGACGAGGCCAAGTATGTGAGCGGGCACAATCTGGTGGTGGATGGAGGCTCCACTGTGTTTAAGAGGCTGGACCTGCACCCTTGA
- the LOC109724405 gene encoding superoxide dismutase [Cu-Zn]-like codes for MVKAVAVLGSSEGVKGTIYFTQGGDGPTTVTGSISGLKPGLHGFHVHALGDTTNGCMSTGPHFNPAGNEHGAPEDETRHAGDLGNVTVGEDGTVNLNIVDSQIPLSGSNSIIGRAVVVHADPDDLGKGGHELSKTTGNAGGRVACGIIGLQG; via the exons ATGGTGAAGGCTGTTGCTGTGCTGGGTAGCAGTGAGGGTGTTAAAGGCACAATCTACTTCACGCAAGGAGGGGATG GTCCGACAACTGTGACTGGAAGTATCTCGGGCCTCAAGCCCGGACTTCATGGATTTCATGTTCATGCACTTGGCGACACCACAAATGGTTGCATGTCAACTG GGCCACATTTCAATCCTGCCGGGAATGAACATGGCGCACCTGAAGATGAGACCCGCCATGCTGGTGATCTTGGAAATGTGACTGTTGGCGAGGATG GCACTGTTAACTTAAATATTGTTGACAGCCAG ATTCCGCTTTCTGGATCTAACTCCATTATTGGCCGGGCAGTTGTTGTTCATGCTGACCCTGATGATCTCGGAAAGG GTGGACATGAGCTTAGCAAGACCACGGGAAATGCTGGCGGGAGAGTTGCTTGTG GAATTATTGGCCTTCAGGGATAG
- the LOC109724506 gene encoding uncharacterized protein LOC109724506, which translates to MSPATAAASPRNLLPLPRPRRFYSLPVPRSRLKTPPFSNRSLSPPLYSQFTTFEPKRSRFASSVKNPSRWPIAVYLSGEDVSGSREKDLPVQPSFDAVLSAVEVLCIVPPAIYSIGCLIGSVLPPAAAKQFQASAGNKLFVWQYFLLVGAVAIGCLIRWRQWRRLYRVNGRGVSVDLIQRIETVEEDLRSSTTIIRVLSRQLEKLGIRFRVTRKALKEPIAETAALAQKNSEATRALAIQEDILEKELGEIQKVLLAMQEQQQKQLELILAIGKAGKLLDGKRESALEEGNTAAAIRIPEKRETEELKVQSKLVAGGNDKP; encoded by the exons aTGTCCCCCGCCACCGCCGCTGCTTCCCCTCGCAACCTACTGCCccttcctcgccctcgtcgaTTCTACTCACTCCCCGTTCCTCGGTCTCGCCTAAAAACCCCTCCTTTCTCCAATCGCTCTTTATCCCCACCGCTTTACTCACAGTTCACGACTTTTGAGCCCAAAAGGAGTAGATTCGCCTCTTCGGTAAAGAACCCATCTCGGTGGCCGATCGCCGTCTACTTATCCG GTGAGGATGTCAGTGGGAGTCGGGAGAAGGATCTACCGGTCCAGCCGAGCTTCGACGCCGTGCTTTCGGCGGTCGAAGTTCTCTGCATCGTGCCGCCCGCCATCTATTCGATCGGGTGCCTCATCGGGTCGGTGCTGCCGCCTGCGGCGGCCAAACAGTTCCAGGCGTCGGCAGGGAATAAGCTTTTTGTGTGGCAGTATTTTCTCTTGGTCGGTGCGGTGGCGATCGGGTGTTTGATTCGGTGGCGGCAGTGGCGGCGGCTGTATAGGGTGAATGGGAGGGGTGTGAGTGTTGATCTGATCCAGAGGAtcgagacggtggaggaggatcTGCGGAGCTCCACGACCATCATCCGCGTGCTCTCGCGGCAGCTTGAGAAGCTCGggattaggtttagggttacTAGGAAGGCCTTGAAGGAGCCGATTGCGGAG ACAGCAGCTTTGGCACAAAAGAATTCTGAGGCTACTCGAGCACTAGCGATACAAGAGGACATTCTCGAAAAGGAGCTCGGTGAAATTCAGAAGGTTCTGTTGGCTATGCAG GAACAACAGCAAAAGCAGCTTGAGCTGATCCTCGCTATCGGCAAGGCAGGAAAGCTATTAGATGGTAAGCGAGAGTCTGCATTAGAAGAGGGCAACACAGCGGCTGCTATTCGCATTCCAGAGAAAAGGGAGACGGAAGAGCTCAAGGTGCAGTCTAAACTAGTTGCTGGAGGGAATgacaaaccctag
- the LOC109724368 gene encoding protein NETWORKED 3C-like produces the protein MAAAAAQEKIPQAWWFGSHYSSRQSPWLASTLSELEYKTKQMLNLVEADADSFAQRAEMYYKKRPLLLSMIEDFYRSHRSLAEQYDQLKSGSKMHHALFGPSHLDRSWSRKVSNNSSDGSSLFTSYSSDSDESEVDDPEQEETETECTLTDKSAKESESEQAKAMKGGELARMKEENAALRAELTEKDEEKREVIRQLTSSLDILKEENSYLRKCVKGSKKRNNLLEFKKLTKDILSGKLFGGGHCKTQTTVVAL, from the exons atggcggcggcggcggcgcaggagAAGATCCCTCAAGCATGGTGGTTCGGAAGCCACTACAGTTCGCGGCAGTCCCCGTGGCTCGCGTCGACGCTATCAG AACTTGAATATAAGACCAAGCAGATGCTGAATCTAGTGGAGGCAGACGCCGACTCATTTGCTCAGCGTGCCGAGATGTACTACAAGAAGCGGCCTCTACTCTTGAGCATGATCGAGGACTTCTATCGATCTCACCGCTCGTTAGCAGAGCAATATGACCAACTCAAGTCAGGTAGTAAAATGCACCACGCTTTGTTCGGTCCCTCTCACTTGGACAGAAGCTGGTCGCGAAAAGTAAGCAACAATTCGTCAGACGGGTCCTCGCTTTTTACCTCGTATTCTTCTGATTCCGACGAGTCAGAGGTCGACGATCCTGAACAAGAAGAGACAGAAACCGAGTGTACGTTAACAGACAAATCAGCGAAGGAGAGCGAAAGTGAACAGGCGAAGGCGATGAAGGGAGGAGAGTTAGCAAGAATGAAAGAGGAGAACGCAGCTCTCCGAGCTGAATTAACCGAGAAGGACGAGGAGAAGAGGGAGGTTATTCGGCAGCTCACTTCGTCACTCGACATCTTGAAGGAGGAGAATTCTTATCTGCGGAAATGCGTGAAGGGTTCGAAGAAACGGAACAACTTGCTCGAATTCAAGAAACTCACCAAGGACATACTCTCCGGGAAGCTCTTCGGCGGCGGGCATTGCAAGACTCAAACTACAGTGGTGGCTCTCTAG